In the Colletotrichum lupini chromosome 4, complete sequence genome, AGATTGAAGATGGCCGGGCAAGTGCAGGCGCGGAGAAAGGCCGGGCCAAGGAAGTGAAAAAGAAAGGTGGTTCTTCAAGCAAGTCTGTTAATGTCTTCAAGGGTCTATTCCAAAAGGTAAGCATAAGCATGGAAAACACCTCATCGCCGCGGAGTCTGAATGCTAATCGCGCGCTAAAGGACGTACTTTACCTGGCCATCCTTAATCTTCCGTCCCAACAGGAAACGACTGATGATACAATTGGCCCGCCTTAAATCGAGCATCTTGCAAACCAGCAGATATCTCAAACCTGGTTGTCCCAAACGAATGGCTGAGACATGCGTCAACAGGGCTATGCAACACGTAGATGCGCGCTTGGAACTTAGCCGCCAACACCTCCCTCGATTCCTAGAACGACGTTTTGACTAGGCAACCACGGAATACATCTTGAGCTCTTCAGCTTCCCATGGATAGGGCTAGCCTATCTTGGCTGAGGCATGATACGATTGGGGGCAGGGGATTGATTTGATCCACACAGCTGCATTTGGCGACCTGGAACCAACAAGATCTCAGATCCGGCGGCTAAGTAGGGCTCAGTCTGGCGTTGGACATCCCCATCCAAATGTAGCTTCAACTGAGTAACTCCGATTCTTTGATGTTTCATACCCCTCAGTAATTCTCAAGTGCCTGACCTCATATTAAAGGCTCACACTCCCAATTCCCCTCGACAGTCATCGTTCCTGTTCATCATTTCAACGCATCTAGATCCCCATATCAGCAAGATCTCACACTGAAGCTTAATTCTTCCAACCTCATATCATCTGAACTTTGCTCAATCTCCAATCTCACTGAGCTCAGAGCCTCCATAAGCCGTTTCACATGGAGGTCCTCGGCACTTCTCTCCCCCAAAGTCGACTGAAGACTCCCGATGTATCTGATGATGCATCGGGAAAAAGTTCGATAGACTCAACGCCTACGACCTCAACTCTTAATTACCTTCGCCAGAATGATGTTTTTGATTTGTTATGGTTAGCTTTTGACAGCAAACAAGCTGTTCATGGCATTTTCAATGGTTGGCGTGCTCTTTCCCATTTGAATCTATCACCATCGCCAATACTGACGTAATTGAGTAGTCCAAGGCGCCGTGGCTGCTGGAAAAGCCGAGTTTGTTGTATTCGCTTGGCAAAACCTCATGATGGAGGATCATCTGAGGGATGTCATTGAGCACCGTACATGGCAATTATGCAAGGAAAATCAAATTCCCACGTTGTTTGTTAATAGCATGTACTTCCTGGGTCATGCTTGTGGTTTTGATTATTCTATCCGTGCTGTAGCCGTTACTTTCCAGGAAGGCAGCGAGCTGACAGAGGAGATCATGGACATGAAGAAGAGGATTCAAAGGCTCAGGCAGATTCCCGACGACCCCGAAGCTGAAGACCGCCCGTGTGCCGGTGTTCTCGACAGGAAGCCGAGCGACTTCGAGGCTGAAGAAACTATTTGCATCGAAAATCTCGGTAGCAAGCCCGAAGGTCTCGGGACTGAAATACCAGTTTCGGCTGATGTCCTTGAAAGTAAGCCGGGCAACCTCAAGGCTATACAGCCCATGCTGGCTGATAGCATTGGGATTCCAGTTGAAACATCTGAGATTGCACAATCTTCGCGGGCTGACAGCTTCGGGAGCACCTCAAGTGTATCAAGCACGTCAGACTCGTCTGACGACTTCGATTTTTTGGGGTCCAGCCGCGTTGATAGCTTCGGAAGTCAATCGAGCATATCTGACGGCTCCGTTGCTGGAGATCCCACTTGTGCTGAGAGTACGGAAGATGAATGATGAGTTCATATTGGCGTATCCCTGTGTCacaaaaagcgggcccactcAATGTGGGCAGTATTAACCACATCCATATCTCGTGACATACCCCCCAGACGCCTAGAGCTATCATCCGTATAATAGGTATCTACACTGCGCCTCAGCCCTAAAAGTAGCagactagttaaaaataagtatttatactaCGCCTTAGCCCCGAAAGTAGCAGACTAGTTAAAAAACCCTACCTATACGGAGACTCGAACGGTCGCCTCTCGCTTTTTAGGTACACGACCTGTAGATAATATAGcacttaactattatagtaatagtaaataggaGCTAGGCTCATAACTGTCacaaaaagcgggcccactcAATGTGGGTAGCATTAACCGTAAACACAGGTAAACTGACCTGTGGCCCCCCCGGTTACCTAACCTGACTATAGGAAAAAGGACGTGACCTAATTAATTTTCtaattagctagtttaattacCGTGGGACTAGCTAAgcggatttttaattagctagaaAATCCTTAGCTAAGCACagactacttttactaattatgacttatattactaattatatacctcttaccctactatataagtagctccTATTATGCCCTTATTAGCTTCGtatcctatttattacttatctaTATTAAGCCCTCTATAAAGAGGGTTATTAGTCTACCTTTTCGCTccctaattaatttataaccgGTTCCGAattaattctacttattatagtctcctataagtatttagtaagttatattttctagaagtatttcgtaattatttctaaactagtttagaactaattttaaataggaaGCGTATTAggactattattaaggtattCTTAGCCCTAAGGGTGATCCTATTTACTATAAGAACCTGcccctttttaagtataataaggtatataattaagaactagTTTAGGACtagtttagaactaatttagaattatttaggataataagattaagcttatacttaataaggtatattatagattcttagttaataataaaaaggttatttatataactataagtaattcttaagtaatttagaactaattttaaattaattctaaattCCTAGGAAACTTAATTTACTTCTAAAGGTAATCTTTgcgcttatatttataaatataaggttaataGTATCTTAATACGTATTAAGAGCCGTAAAATAGGTACTAactctattaatataaataataaggctttaagtaagtagtttagaactattttagaattagttaagaactagtttagaattagttaattaattatttatttagctttttataataagctagagaaggtctataagaattataaagtccGCGGCCCcctctttactctttttaaaaaaaaaaaggctagatcTCTTATTCCCCTCTTAGAGgtccctatatataataagggagATAAGgaagttataagtaattctaaagtaattcttagcctattttaaactaattcttactttttacttagcctaatatagctactatacgtcgtattattaatataaatattaagtttaaatatacctcttatagtttttaaaaaaagtataagttactttagaactagtttagaactaattataaactaattctaaactatttaGCCTACCCcccctcttagcttaatagtttttactagctttagCAGAAGTTCTCTTAAGTTAAAGAAGAGgtagaaaaagaagaggttattacctctttttttaaggatatttctatttaggaaaatcctattataattaattctaataatactataaataaagataaagataataatatagaagatattaaggttaagggtaatattaaggctaaggataaagataataataagtaatttagaACTAGTTCGGTATCGTTTTAAGAATAGTTCggaattagtttagtaatttatacttTCGTCTTTTCAAAAAATACCTATCATAAGTAGtttcttagtattaatttagtactaatatagaACGGATTCAAAACTACTTCTATATTTTAttgttatattataaaattaaagtttTGATATATAACCAAAATTAGTTTACTTTCTAttttatcttaattaaaatataaactttatatataatatatatatttataatctttattttaattaagtaagttttaaaataagactaatataataaagaatattttaataataagtaatatttatatatctatttatattattattaaagaataatatattattctatagaaaattactattatttactctttattaatattattaaatataaaattcttATGTTAAAATAtaggtattatttatagttatattattattaaatatatatttacttatttaaattagtattatttccTTTATCTTTTAGAATATCTTacgaaatataatataattaaaattataattattatatttattatttatatttttattattatatatatttatatatatatgctacttttactaactactcgggcaggtcttaatatcgattatatagtattaatatatatatatatatatatatttatctatctttattattattataaaacccatttattattataagtaattatatattatttatataatactatttactttatattgaataatacttaataatataagtaattaaaataataaaaataaaaatataataatatataggtcttaatttctttataatattataaactaaatagttttaaataataatattagaatattatttaaatcgtaatacgtatactaaatactaaatctaatatatattaaaataatattaaattatttaaaacttaaaaacataactaaagtaataattctattatattatattattatttaattatctttattaagtatattaataaaaagtattataagcgaaatatttaatatataattataaaatatattatattattaaataactataactttattaaatatatataatatatataatatatataatatatataatatatataatatatataatatatatattatatatttaaactttagtttttaggttttatattatattattattgagaattattataaaataaagaggAATAGGGTCTAAAGTGATTCGGAATCGattctaaactatttttaaagtctttactatagttcttataacCGTAATCTCCTTTCCTTAAGCTCTAATCGGCTTATTTCTAAACGTagctcccttttttaaatatctaataaagtataacgcctagtaatatccttattttaactttaaataaccttacttcgtaaatttattatagataTGCGACGTAAATCTTAacgaataatactaaaagaaGTTACTTAAGAAAGACCTCGTAATCTATTTAGAAGGAGTTTTAAAGGGCTTAGGGATAgattttatactttttattataattacgaccgATTCCGAGACCTTAACCGGCTAtgtaaacttatattaaaaggtactaagcttaaaaaattacgaggtaataatttaataaattactaataagcccctatatcttatttatatagagctAGTTCTCGTTATTCTAAACGACATTAACGTTTTGCTCCTAaactagtttagaattagttctaaatttagttataaatagttctaaggggtttatacttaaataactagctaaggtataatatcttttaataataaatatatcccgCTAAGTAAGGCGAAtatctaattttaaaaaaagggtattttaCTTAAGAAGGTATCTATTATATTCCCTagatctaaatataataattagttctaaattagTTCTAAAAGGATTctaacctatttctaaatataaactaataacgGGACGAAACGATtactctatatatacgaagCTTAATAGAGGgcttttatagtattagtataagtataaaacttATCTTAATCCTtaagaggtatttataaataggtctAGTTAagtctagttataatattcctctaggatttatattaagcctaaggTGAGATCGATAGATTACCTAGTATTAATTCcgaattagttataaacctcttctaaataagttctaaattactttacctcgtagttaactatataataaaaagtagtcctcttttaattaatagagtaaaatactccttatttaattctattttaagtttaggGAGCGATCTTTTAGAAcgtatttcttaatattatagtagaaGTGGACTaagtaaaattaaatatatcttttaacTTACTATTCCTAGGGGCGATATTATGGATCGTAATTAAgagataaatattaaccgaaccctttttaaattagttctaAACCGATTCCGaaccttatataaaaggattttataaacttacttattaagttcttataatcttaattaatagtaatacttaataacccctagttatgtttagaaagatatttttattggataatatacctaaaacgctttttaagaatttaaaaaataagttagtatatcctttagtatatcttagtactctttatatttataaagacttaGAGGAGTagaatagctatttaaaaagttagtaaatagtttagaaatattttaaaatagatttagAATCGCTTTAGAACCTTTTTAGGAAACTTCGTTATACTAGCCTTAAATaaccttaactttattatagcccttaatatacttataattcgtATCTAATTAGAAAGTCGAAAAGGCATTCTTTTTCTAAAGTTCAGCTTGCTCTGGATAGAAAGTAATacaaatataattatacctattattatcaaaatattaaatatactaaaaagaagttaaaatAGATTCGGAGTCGATTTGgaaatagttcttaacgctttataaaatacttacgttaatataataacgggcttgtatatattaatactcgtTCTATATAGCTAAGCGAGATGACCtagttagaaaataaagagcttcttatatttatataatatttataagctaattagtattactaagggtacCGCAAATCTCTATAATAGTCTAACTATGgaatttattatagagcttagtaagctcctttaattataagaatatatctAAAAGTAGTTAGGAACTAATTCTGAATATATTCGGAACGTTTTTCTTACTTAATCCGcttcttaattaactaatcttttttataatattccgaagttctaaataaatactcttaggTATTTGGGTAGGCGGTAGAGGGGGGtgcttataagtactataagaagttaaaataattactagtcttatagtaatattaactagtaCCTAATAGTTCCATTTTACTAAACATAATATTTAGAGAATTTCTTCTAGGATAACATAATTTGTATTTAAATTGTATTAGAATCACTTCggaatatatttagaataaatttagaactagcttattataatatcgtaaTTTCTGCCTATTACTCGTAAAAAGGTAACACTTAtctcctcttattatattaacctcttctccttataatatagagcgtattaaaagtaaataggcttagtatttaatcggaggaaatttaatataatagttttcgctattactatatagacttttataaatacactatatagtaagtaattaagtactaggAATGTACTAAAGAGATTCggaattagttctaaataggtTGCGAATCGGTTtaggataatatatatatattatattagttattaataacctctatattataatttttatagaaTGGGGTATAAGAAGTACTTGTTTCGAATTATCTAAGCTATgcctttatttacttataaaaataattaataaggactaCTTCTAAACTAGTTCGGAATCGATTTAgaaaacttatataattactcttttttttagtaatatcctatAAATACGTTTACGTATagaagtaatatttttagctatatcttttataacttaagtatagttctaataaagtaaagtttagttaaaatataaacacGCTTTActactagtataataatacgtaaagcgtttataaacttaattttataaaaaagcggatatagtagtttttagaggtactaaacgagtattattatattaaaactattaagttcggaattagtttagaaatagtttagaacgaccttagaaagtattatataccgTTCCCTATAGCGCTTTAATATCCTTTAGATATAAActacgtatattaatataatatataataccttcTTTACTtatctttaaatactatattaattaattataatatataattttttatactatagttcggTAATTATTTCGTTAGTTCTAATACccgcttataataacttcggtAGAGATTAAAGTAggtaatactttaaaagttttattaaaaaggttctaaacctatttaaaataggtttagaAATAGTTTAGGAAAAGTcttactttttcttatttaaatagactactacttttatagaattcttagaatatattaagattatctcgtacttattaattaaagtaataagggttaaaaagtagtattaataatttaagttTAGGGAAAATACCCGcatcgtttagtaaatttattaaagctattctaAATAGGTTCTAAATCGGTCCTAAACCGATTCGgaactattttagtataattataatttctatCCGAGGTATATAGGAGGAGAAGTTGAAAAAATTCTATTCTGGTATGTGGCCCGTGACCTGACCTATGGTGCACGGACAAAAAGTTGAAAATATGTGGGGTGGTCAgctaaccccccccccccccccacaggTCAGTTTACCTGTGTTCACCATTAACCACATCCATATCTCGTGACACCCTGTTTGTTGGGCAATTGAGAATTGTCTGTGTTGATCGACAGTGCGGTGGCTGCACGCTTCGATTGCTTTTGGTCGATCAAGACGATGTAAACGGAGACGCTTGATCCCATCGTTTTCTCACGAATTACATGTTCGTTTCTTACCTGAGTATATTCAAGACTATGATGTGAGTTGCGAAGGTGACGTTCTCGACATGCAGGCCACAATGCCCCGTTTAGTCCGCTATAGCAATCCCTGGCTCGCTTGCACGAGTGGAGTCGTCTTGACTCAAACCCCATTCAATTTGCTTGAAACAACCTTCTCCCGAAGGCTCGTATACCACGAACATTGGACAACACCCTCCAAATTCATATTCGAGAACTTATGATATGCTCTATTGCCCATGAAAATTCCTAATCATGCAACTCTCGGGTGAATTGTCGGGGTTCTTGTGCCGGAAGGGCGCAGGATCGTCCGGCCGCCCGTTGACCGGTCACCCGAGCTGACATGGCGATCACAGGCACAGCCGACGCATCCCACGGGAACCTGAAGAAGCTTAACCGGTGATTTTATATCCTTTGCCAACGGCGACTGGTGCAAAATCCAGTCCTGCTTTACCGCCAAATAGGCAAGTGCCGACAACTCCTTTACGATACGACGTAGCAATGCATGGTTGCGGGGGCTAGGTGCAACCTTCGGCCTGATGTGCCATTAAGTTCGGACGACCATCGTTCCCACCCCGGTTCAAAATGACCCTGTTCAGTTCGTGTTTACCCTGAGGCTTTTGGTTGGAAACCCCGTTTGAGAATGAAAGTGCCCTCCAATATCCCTATGTCGTTCGCCGTGAGAGCCGTCTAAGTTTAGCGGCCCTCGGATCGTCATGTCATGGGGGGCCCCTGCGTCGGAGTTTTTCGCCTCTTTCCAAAAGCGATGTTTCCAGTCCCTGGCAGTGGGTGGAAAAATTGACGGTGTGGAGGTGAGTTCATCTATCTCGAGGGTTTGGCGGGGCTTTGACAGGGAACGTGAAGCCGAGCTAGCAATAGACATCAGCCGACTGCCATCAACTTGAAGCTTGGTTGAAGAGGTATTTGACCAAGCCCGTTTCCCGCCCGTTCGTCTGGTCTCTTAGTCGAAGGAGCTTCATCGCCCATCTCAAGCGCGAACAAGTCTTCAGTCTCTCTTTGAAAAAAATGGTCTGGTTCAACCAAGCCGCCCTCTTCCTGGGCAGCGCGCTGCTGGTGGCAGATGTGCTCCCCGTCGGGGCCGTCCGTACCATAATCCCTAAGACGAGCTTCGACTCCCAATCCAACTTCGACGCCGACTGGAACTACCTCTACCCCTGGGGCACCGACCACAACGGCGGCGCTCGCATGACAAAGGACAACGTCAAATTCAGCGGCGGCACGTTGACCATTACAGCCAACAAGGTCAGCGGGCAGCCTCAAGCGACGCACGGCGGGCAAAAGATCAACATCAACTACCTCAGCGGAGCGATTCATGCAAAGGAGCACTTCAACGTCTCGCGCGGGGGCGGGTACGACTTTAGCGCCGAGATCAAGGCGACGACGACAAAGGGCACGTGGCCCGCCTTCTGGCTGACGGCCGTCCAGGGGTGGCCGCCAGAAATCGACATGGCGGAGTGGAAGGGCAGCGGCAAGGTCAGCTTCAACACGTTCAACACGAGCTCCATCGTCGCCGCGAAGGACGTGACGTACCCCAGCCCGGGCAACTTCCACTCGTTCAAGTGCGAGACGAGGGACTTGAACGGCAAGGACGTGCAGGCCAAGTTCTACATGGATGGCAACCTCATCACGACGCAGGTGGGCGCCGGGTATTTTGGGAAGCCTATGTACTTGTGAGTAAAAGCTTGGCTTCTAAGCGTGAAGTTTAACAGATTGCTGACGCGAGGGGTGAACAGGATCATCAACTTGCAAATGGAGGGTTCCTCCGGTTCGCCCGGCCCAACGAGCAGTAAGCTTTCCCTGCCAATTTATCCGCGAACTCAAATGGCTGACAACCCCACCACAGACACGGAATATCAAGTCCGAAACCTCGAGGTACTGAGTTACAATCCTTGAAATGACGGCATGAATGATTCGAGCGAAGCGGCATAGTTTATGAGCACATTTTGCTCTCTACCTTTCCTGTATCTATTTCCATACCAAGGAGCACACTCCAAGTACATATCTCTGCCATAGTAAATACCATGGATGGCACTGTCAAATGCAGGATTGAGTGACGTGAAGTTATATACCCGCCTGTGGTAATAGCTGTGGCTTGCTTGATTGTACATGTATCTACGGCTGTCAGATCGTAGATGTCAGTCCCATGAGTGAATATTTGGCTTGCTTAGCTACGATGCTTGGCAATTTTCTCTGCTGCGATGAGCAAAAGATCCCGGTGATGGTGTACATGCCTTAAGTCTTGCAACTTGAATCGGTCAAGGCCATGTAACTAAAATCTCTAATACTTGTCACTTCCGTGGGTGAGAGGCCGTCCGTCAGCGGCCAGGAGCATCGCTTGCTGATGAAATTTGTCCTGTGCTCAAGATATCAGGATATTGACATATTGACGAGTGGAGTAGGAGGAGTAGGAAGAGGATAGCCGGTTGTGGATTGGCCACCCTCCTAGTGATTCTGCTTTCGTCGACGATTTTCCAGTGTACTTGAAGAGGTCTTACGTCCTTTGAACATAACCTTCTGTTTGAGTCAAGTCTTTCATACGCTTGCTCAAATATCTATGTTGCATGGCTGAGGGACTGGCCAACTACATATTAATCTGGATGCGGTTTCTACCTCAGGTCGTCATTTCCCCTATCGCGCATTCAGCTGTTAGACTTGTGGGGATACTTACCTGCGAGAGCGTCTCCTCTCTGTGTCAAAACAAGTCAACAGCAACTCTAGGTTTCTGCGTTTCTACCACCTGAGATGGCCGGCCTTGGCTTGATTATATTTGCATTCCGATACGTTGGGGATTGCGCTACATGGCGAACTTGAGGATTCTTTGAACTATGATTCTCAATAATGATCACTTAATGCTTTGAAAGATTTACTGTCA is a window encoding:
- a CDS encoding glycoside hydrolase family 16; amino-acid sequence: MAITGTADASHGNLKKLNRRRSFIAHLKREQVFSLSLKKMVWFNQAALFLGSALLVADVLPVGAVRTIIPKTSFDSQSNFDADWNYLYPWGTDHNGGARMTKDNVKFSGGTLTITANKVSGQPQATHGGQKININYLSGAIHAKEHFNVSRGGGYDFSAEIKATTTKGTWPAFWLTAVQGWPPEIDMAEWKGSGKVSFNTFNTSSIVAAKDVTYPSPGNFHSFKCETRDLNGKDVQAKFYMDGNLITTQVGAGYFGKPMYLIINLQMEGSSGSPGPTSNTEYQVRNLEVLSYNP